One window of Triticum dicoccoides isolate Atlit2015 ecotype Zavitan chromosome 5A, WEW_v2.0, whole genome shotgun sequence genomic DNA carries:
- the LOC119299088 gene encoding DEAD-box ATP-dependent RNA helicase 9-like, translated as MYAMIRRADPLRRRAASAILAALLQHPAGPSAAGASASVLPPRSPLPPPAMWFHSRPAPLGFRETGAARAGAHAQFAADEGWNYDDKRKPAGGVAGAGAGAKEEGLEIAKLGISSEIVDKLSAKGITKLFPIQRAVLEPAMQGKDMVGRAKTGTGKTLAFGIPIMDAIIRHNAANKPGIYPLAICLAPTRELAKQVEKEFVDSSRLDTLCVYGGTPIQQQMKGLSQGVDVVVGTPGRVIDLLNRRALNLSNVQFVVLDEADQMLSVGFDEAVEEILQNVPAKRQTLMFSATMPPWIRKLMQKYLKDPVIVDLVGEDDQKLAEGISLLSIATENHAKPAVLGQLIQDHAKGGKCIVFTQTKRDADRLSYTMSRSVQCQALHGDITQQQRERTLQGFREGRFNTLIATDVAARGLDIPNVDLVIHYELPNNSEIFVHRSGRTGRAGKKGTAIVMYSYNQSRAVRGIENDVGGKFTELPKINVEGSDLTMASGYDSFGGGGGGGRSRGGGFGGRGGGFGNSSSRGGGFGDSGFGRSGGGFGRSGGGGGGGFGDSGFGRSGGGGGFGDSGFGRSGGGGGFGDSGFGRSGGGGGGFGSSGGFGSSGSGRSGGFGSNSGSSGSSWGGFGSFGGKSS; from the exons ATGTACGCCATGATCCGCCGCGCGGATCCCCTCCGGAGGCGCGCCGCGTCGGCCATCCTGGCCGCGCTGCTGCAGCACCCGGCGGGCCCCTCCGCCGCCGGGGCGTCGGCGTCGGTCCTGCCCCCAAGGTCGCCGCTCCCGCCGCCGGCGATGTGGTTCCACTCCAGGCCGGCCCCGCTCGGGTTCCGGGAGACGGGGGCCGCGCGGGCCGGGGCGCACGCTCAGTTCGCGGCGGACGAGGGGTGGAACTACGACGATAAGAGGAAGCCCGCGGGGGGCGTGGCTGGGGCCGGCGCCGGCGCCAAGGAGGAGGGGCTTGAGATCGCAAAGCTCGGGATCTCGTCCGAGATCGTCGACAAGCTCTCCGCCAAGGGCATCACCAAGCTGTTCCCCATCCAG AGAGCTGTCCTTGAGCCAGCAATGCAAGGCAAGGATATGGTTGGCCGTGCCAAAACGGGGACAGGGAAAACTTTGGCATTTGGAATCCCCATAATGGATGCAATTATTCGCCATAACGCAGCTAACAA ACCTGGAATATATCCCCTGGCGATATGTTTGGCACCAACACGGGAACTTGCAAAACAAGTTGAGAAAGAATTTGTTGATTCTTCCCGGCTGGATACACTCTGTGTATATGGAGGCACTCCAATTCAGCAACAAATGAAAGGACTTAGCCAGGGTGTTGATGTAGTTGTTGGGACACCTGGACGGGTAATTGATCTGCTAAATAGACGTGCTCTGAATTTGTCAAATGTCCAGTTTGTTGTTCTCGATGAAGCAGACCAGATGCTGTCAGTGGGTTTTGATGAAGCTGTTGAGGAAATTTTGCAAAATGTGCCTGCCAAACGTCAAACCTTGATGTTCTCCGCAACAATGCCACCCTGGATACGCAAGCTGATGCAGAAGTACCTCAAAGATCCTGTCATAGTTGATCTT GTGGGTGAAGATGACCAGAAGCTGGCAGAAGGGATTTCTCTGTTGTCTATTGCTACAGAGAATCATGCAAAACCTGCTGTCCTTGGGCAATTGATTCAG GACCATGCTAAAGGTGGCAAGTGCATTGTATTTACGCAAACAAAAAGGGATGCTGATCGGTTGTCATACACTATGAGTCGAAGTGTCCAGTGTCAGGCTCTTCATGGAGATATTACACAACAACAGAGAGAGAGGACACTTCAAGGATTTCGTGAAGGGCGCTTTAATACTTTGATTGCCACTGATGTTGCTGCTCGTGGTTTGGATATTCCAAATGTGGATCTG GTGATACACTATGAATTGCCAAACAATTCAGAGATATTTGTTCACAGGTCTGGCCGTACTGGCCGTGCTGGGAAGAAAGGCACTGCAATTGTGATGTACAGCTACAACCAAAGTAGAGCTGTCAGGGGCATCGAGAATGACGTTGGAGGCAAGTTTACGGAG CTTCCAAAGATCAATGTTGAAGGTTCTGACTTGACAATGGCTAGTGGTTATGATTCgtttggaggtggaggtggaggtgggcgctcacgtggtggtggttttggtggccgcggtggtggttTTGGCAACTCTTCCAGCAGAGGTGGCGGGTTTGGTGATTCCGGTTTTGGTCGTTCAGGTGGTGGGTTTGGTCGGtcaggcggcggcggaggtggtggaTTTGGCGATTCAGGGTTTGGCCgatcaggtggtggtggtggattcggTGATTCAGGGTTTGGCCgatcaggtggtggtggtggattcggTGATTCAGGGTTTGGCCGatcaggtggtggtggaggtggatTCGGCTCAAGTGGTGGGTTTGGGAGTTCTGGTTCAGGGCGGTCTGGCGGGTTTGGTAGCAACTCTGGTAGCTCTGGCTCTAGCTGGGGTGGATTCGGCAGCTTTGGAGGCAAAAGCTCTTGA